A region from the Aphis gossypii isolate Hap1 chromosome 1, ASM2018417v2, whole genome shotgun sequence genome encodes:
- the LOC114129896 gene encoding uncharacterized protein LOC114129896 isoform X3: MFPCFWNFWSWVEPATTSAANSTVVTMATLKKNSVVVTQPMRRAMIGSSPLKSPLIKRPPSASVTLQGWLYKQGSEGLMLWKKRWFVLSEYCLFYYKNEEEEKLLGSILLPSYKISPCCPSEDKVYRKFSFKAEHDNMRTYYFAADTRELMVQWMNALSLASILQQNNGRYNERNNTKRSHYINQLDAMDSGFLSSSFYSTPRSYYNNDISYKAQNNQIAQPLYANAPPKPRRVTEPHEDHPQIAQPQYKPLSLVQNLNRSQLNNSERRTPDTYGRHDVKYSNHSEYEEVIDEYVPSPVKYREKKYSYRPHSADFLEYDVRRAYQTPTPSTNSSYKSPEYYNTVKHVKRPKSSLDFVDNSDSYWSENAYAEKMRQASQSLSKETNLNRTTALSLRQLGIYLNDIKAEPVDGSSAQMKSHRNYIKEQEKRWSEYVNSFNRSASARVARNADKRNYEQNEHKRSTSLQRRNSIDSRDKERKSQQREESMKRLLDWKQRMLQSTLTRKSSGSSNRGSAQNELSKYYKKITDSRLKNEEKTIVNCTNNFYNSKYNNDSFSYSKNDLTIENDFNYSDDEEVKERESQVDTPVSAVKNVHEITPDSKYTNTINFYTKPVIKQNLSDETASSTNSYFKDDTLLVDSRHSDSGYDTLQMGSVLSSKDPDIDRLLKFDFGKKTNGIQNLIKNFEFNDMKEPLQSSSYSSNEAQISSLKKEDIRYSTAQNPQSVRDLLANFEKKNERCVFSDTETLLYETSSDTEPIEPIIPNSKRTEALSTDEDDPEVVDVLRQKADPNDEQYYLPMTPSKKSALEEDISKSKLVIVDTEDQENYVEMTQNSKPILAPSPKLDKKSHYEYIAYKNNSNYEPVYTEVKNKMLPDILKSSTNVNNSIKSDSSDADDEASKDLDSLDTPCHPRFSLSDTFRPASYYLGAATNEDTHDSSDSDLVSPPPMNFDKDNELKSIRKKMESLIQSASESDSDSGKKEKQTAFSGDLDSIGSRNGMYEIDINLDDYLDKQNIEECDRFYENYCKSLESRRLENSEPLPGAPYYYSDISNGNLRSLTPEPQGAEGFTMRRRSRSLEGVIDDSVYCNLEPRKCTSPKEAISRLLRTAEMKSPRATELAIVNLPLRSRSLDNLDAEPEKKTGRQSADILNSKRNEAMYVNEAVFDRHKEYKDDYRSVKKGRCKSGSQSFLEEGLYPMTRPPSMEQLDREKLRQWDLMSTVPAVMLGATRVYSRTSERQVILTPAESNTRPPSLSRRSDETPTSSPVSGCGSAIGQGPVHREYQEINKMINETMGSKNIYSSNRNIRNSQWNLTVSAGELLGQTHEELVLLLIQLRRQRVSICKAMEMCHNDIETQTRLTELDTPTKIENLQRLDELKKHLLELEKQYEKGKPLVNLVDNMVKLGSLYQAGSALENPDGLSTPTILKERLEFNDKVQEKRLLAEENKEWQRIKPNVNDLQEKVDRLYDLDQLMLEESGNLLHLRQDKELLEKALGGLRHKMQGVHSPAEEERYRRQQHVLERELSSVRSVLANNSKKLEETVASNARLESELVVLRQKLQSSRRVPDTGAGGPTVAALEAELRRVQLLVGDLQRQREDLSVQVRQLTEKSNTLSMQMNSDENEIRGKKRPANDSWIETDLDDSIQEDKKFNTPREKPQEIKTVRIVKRESERRQRDRDKCGGNIGLPLTSVSVKCVPVIEEPDYRIEDNYVKKLSAQEQLFGTTNPENISYDMYPNYSVEDRSMLPKDDAPLSPVYQSEAARQIVQELSKKDQNYNIEQNESLTKRLVPREKRRHHTVTSVRPFSITEPYNRDGGWRARDDVDMERALRPGAPDVVRSTMNKTDPAKFSAETIDSILGTPGKICIPERYIPESAPVSPDERKKRMHKAEAIRKMLSESTPILTTEGENDEYTTVGRKKMIEEKKQRDHLLQLNQILAQQVMEKSKSVALNAMAQVGNIKRYSLDDDERELSPEEPLPLYQQRENFYS, translated from the exons aaCTCTGTTGTGGTCACCCAACCTATGAGAAGAGCTATGATTGGATCTAGTCCTTTAAAATCGCCTCTGATCAAAAGACCACCATCTGCTTCTGTTACATTACAAGGTTGGCTTTACAAGCAAGGAAGTGAAGGTTTAATGTTATGGAAGAAACGGTGGTTTGTTCTTTCTGAATActgtcttttttattataaaa ATGAAGAGGAAGAAAAACTTTTAGgttctatattattaccttcttataaaatatcccCGTGTTGTCCATCAGAAGATAAAGTTTACAGAAAATTTAGCTTTAAAGCTGAGCATGATAACAtgagaacatattattttgctgCAGATACCAGAGAACTTATGGTTCAGTGGATGAATGCTTTAAGCTTGGCATCAATTCTACAACAAAACAATGG caGGTATAATGAACGAAACAACACAAAACGATCCCATTATATTAATCAGTTAGATGCTATGGATTCAGGATTCTTAAGTTCATCTTTCTATTCAACACCACGGTCATATTACAACAATGATATATCTTACAAAGCTCAAAACAATCAAATTGCTCAACCTCTTTATGCCAATGCGCCCCCAAAGCCAAGACGTGTGACTGAACCACATGAAGATCATCCTCAAATAGCTCAACCCCAGTATAAGCCATTATCCCTAgtccaaaatttaaataggtctcaattaaataattctgaaCGTCGAACACCTGATACATATGGACGTCATGATGTCAAGTATTCTAACCATAGCGAGTATGAAGAGGTTATTGATGAATATGTACCAAGCCCTGTTAaatatagagaaaaaaaatattcttatagaCCTCATAGTGCagattttttagaatatgaTGTAAGACGTGCCTATCAGACACCGACCCCAAGCACTAATTCTTCATATAAATCTCcagaatattacaatacagtaAAACATGTTAAAAGACCAAAATCTAGTTTAGATTTTGTAGATAATTCAGATAGTTATTGGTCAGAAAATGCATATGCAGAAAAAATGAGACAAGCTTCTCAGAGTTTGAGTAAAGAGACAAATTTAAATCGCACAACAGCTTTATCATTGAGGCAACTTGGAATTTATCTGAATGACATAAAAGCTGAGCCAGTAGATGGGTCTTCCGCACAAATGAAAAGTCatcgaaattatattaaagaacAAGAAAAAAGGTGGAGTGAATATGTTAACTCATTTAATAGGTCAGCTAGTGCTAGAGTTGCTAGGAATGCTGATAAGCGTAATTACGAACAAAATGAACATAAAAGAAGTACTAGCTTACAAAGAAGAAATAGCATTGACTCTAGAGATAAAGAACGAAAATCACAGCAG agagAAGAATCTATGAAACGTCTTTTAGATTGGAAACAACGAATGCTTCAATCTACTTTAACTCGCAAGTCTTCTGGGTCTTCTAATCGTGGTTCAGCTCAAAATGAATTATCtaagtattacaaaaaaataactgatagTCGacttaaaaatgaagaaaaaactattgtaaattgtactaATAATTTCTACAATAGCAAGTATAACAACGACAGTTTTAGTTATTCTAAGAATGACTTGACAATTGAAAATGATTTCAACTATTCTGATGATGAAg AAGTTAAAGAAAGAGAAAGTCAAGTAGACACTCCAGTATCAGCAGTAAAAAATGTCCATGAAATCACCCCAGACTCAAAATACACcaacacaattaatttttataccaaaCCAGTAATCAAGCAAAATCTATCTGATGAGACTGCAAGTTCaacaaattcttattttaaagatgatACATTATTAGTAGATAGTAGACATTCAGACAGTGGATACGACACTTTACAAATGGGAAGTGTTCTTTCATCTAAAGATCCTGATATTGATCgtctattaaaatttgattttggtaAGAAAACAAATGGAATAcaaaatcttattaaaaactttgaatttaatgatatgaAAGAACCACTTCAGTCATCTTCATATAGTTCTAATGAAGCACAAATTTCTTCATTGAAAAAAGAAGATATTAGGTATTCAACAGCCCAAAATCCTCAATCTGTAAGAGACCTATTagcaaattttgaaaaaaaaaatgaacgttGTGTATTTAGTGACACAGAAACACTGCTATATGAAACATCAAGTGATACAGAACCTATTGAACCTATTATACCAAATTCAAAGCGCACTGAAGCACTATCAACGGACGAAGATGATCCAGAAGTTGTAGATGTGTTAAGACAAAAAGCTGATCCAAATGACGAACAGTACTATTTACCTATGACACCATCCAAAAAGTCAGCATTAGAAGAAGATATTTCTAAATCTAAGTTAGTGATCGTTGATACTGAAGATCAAGAAAATTATGTTGAAATGACACAAAATTCTAAACCCATACTTGCTCCATCACCTAAACTAGacaaaaaatcacattatgaatatattgcttataaaaataattctaattatgAACCAGTTTATACagaggtaaaaaataaaatgttacctGATATTCTCAAGTCATCtactaatgttaataattcaatCAAATCAGATAGCTCAGATGCTGACGATGAAGCCTCAAAAGATTTAGACTCACTTGATACCCCTTGTCATCCTAGATTTAGTTTATCTGATACATTTAGACCTGCTTCTTATTATTTAGGAGCTGCAACTAATGAAGATACCCATGACTCTTCAGATAGTGATTTAGTTTCTCCACCACCCATGAACTTTGATAAAGACAATGAGCTTAAatctattagaaaaaaaatggaatcaCTTATACAATCTGCTTCTGAATCAGATTCTGATTCtggtaaaaaagaaaaacaaacagCCTTTAGTGGAGACTTGGATTCAATTGGAAGTAGAAATGGCATGTAtgaaatagatataaatttagatGATTACCTTGATAAACAGAATATAGAAGAATGTGATAGGTTCTATGAAAATTATTGCAAAAGTTTAGAGAGTAGACGATTAGAAAATTCTGAACCACTACCTGGTGccccttattattattcagacaTTTCAAATGGAAATCTGAGATCACTGACTCCAGAGCCACAAGGTGCAGAAGGATTTACAATGCGTCGTCGAAGTCGTTCACTTGAAGGTGTAATTGATGATAgcgtttattgtaatttagaaCCTAGAAAATGTACCTCTCCTAAAGAGGCAATATCACGATTATTACGCACCGCTGAAATGAAATCACCTAGAGCAACTGAATTGGCTATTGTAAATTTACCATTGAGGTCAAGGTCTTTAGATAATTTGGATGCTGagcctgaaaaaaaaactgggcGTCAAAGTGCTGATATTTTGAATAGCAAAAGAAATGAAGCGATGTATGTTAATGAAGCAGTATTTGACCGTCATAAAGAATATAAGGATGATTACCGGTCTGTTAAGAAGGGTAGATGCAAGAGTGGATCCCAGTCTTTTTTAGAGGAGGGCCTATACCCGATGACCCGGCCACCATCAATGGAACAACTGGACAGGGAGAAACTAAGACAGTGGGACCTCATGTCCACTGTCCCTGCCGTGATGTTGGGTGCAACGCGCGTGTACAGTCGTACTTCAGAGAGACAAGTGATATTGACGCCTGCCGAATCAAACACAAGGCCGCCATCGCTAAGTCGCCGTTCAGACGAAACACCAACAAGCTCGCcag tgTCCGGTTGCGGATCAGCGATTGGACAAGGTCCAGTTCATCGAGAGTACCaagaaatcaataaaatgataaatgaaaCAATGggcagtaaaaatatttattccagtaatagaaatattaga aATAGTCAATGGAACTTGACAGTTTCTGCTGGTGAGCTTCTAGGCCAAACGCATGaagaattagttttattattgattcagTTAAGAAGGCAAAGAGTTTCTATTTGTAAAGCAATGGAAATGTGCCATAATGATATTGAGACCCAG acaaGATTGACTGAGCTGGATACTCCAACTAAAATAGAAAACTTGCAAAGATtggatgaattaaaaaaacatctgTTGGAACTTGAAaaacaa tatgaaAAAGGAAAACCTCTTGTAAACCTTGTTGATAATATGGTAAAATTGGGTTCATTGTATCAAGCTGGATCTGCTCTTGAAAATCCTGATGGACTCTCTACACCAACTATATTAAAAGAGCGCCTGGAGTTCAATGATAAAGTACAAGAAAAACGTCTACTAGCAGAAGAAAATAAAGAATGGCAACGAATAAAACCAAATGTTAACGATCTACAGGAAAAAGTTGATAGATTATATGATTTAGATCAATTGATGCTAGAAGAATCtggaaatttattacatttaagacAAGATAAAGAATTATTAGAGAAAGCTTTAGGTGGCCTTAGGCATAAAATGCAAGGTGTTCATAGTCCAGCTGAGGAGGAACGTTATAGAAGACAGCAACATGTATTGGAACGTGAATTGAGCTCAGTTAGATCCGTATTAGCTAATAATTctaag AAACTGGAAGAAACAGTTGCATCAAATGCAAGATTAGAATCAGAATTGGTAGTCTTACGACAAAAACTGCAGTCTTCAAGACGCGTACCAGATACAGGCGCAGGAGGTCCAACTGTAGCTGCACTAGAAGCAGAACTTAGAAGAGTACAATTATTAGTTGGAGATTTACAACGGCAACGTGAAGATTTAAGTGTTCAAGTTCGACAGCTTACAGAAAAATCAAACACATTATCTATGCAAATGAATAgtgatgaaaatgaaataaggGGTAAGAAAAGACCTGCAAATGATTCATGGATTGAAACAGATTTAGATGACTCAATTCAAGaggataaaaaat TTAACACTCCAAGAGAAAAACcacaagaaataaaaacagtgaGAATTGTCAAAAGAGAATCAGAGAGGCGACAGAGAGATAGAGATAAATGTGGTGGTAATATTGGTCTTCCGTTAACAAGTGTTAGTGTTAAATGTGTACCTGTTATTGAAGAACCTGACTATAGA ATTGaagataattatgttaaaaaactaTCAGCACAAGAACAATTATTTGGCACAACAAACccagaaaatatttcatatgatATGTATCCAAATTATAGTGTTGAAGATCGTTCTATGCTTCCAAAAGATGATGCACCTTTATCACCAGTATATCAGAGTGAAGCAGCCAGACAAATTGTACAAGAATTATCGAAAAAAgatcaaaactataatattgagcAAAATGAATCATTGACCAAAAGACTGGTACCAAGAGAAAAGCGTAGACATCACACTGTCACAAGTGTTAGACCATTCTCTATTACAGAACCTtacaat agAGACGGTGGTTGGAGAGCTCGAGATGATGTAGACATGGAACGAGCTCTAAGGCCTGGTGCTCCTGATGTGGTTCGATCTACAATGAATAAGACTGATCCTGCAAAATTTAGTGCAGAAACCATAGATAGTATATTAGGAACACctggaaaaatatgtataccagAACGTTATATTCCAGAATCGGCTCCTGTGTCGCCAGACGAACGCAAAAAGAGAATGCACAAAGCTGAAGCTATTAGAAAAATGTTGTCAGAATCTACTCCTATACTTACTACAG aaggAGAAAATGATGAATACACTACCGTCGGTAGAAAAAAGAtgattgaagaaaaaaagcaAAGAGACCATTTGTTACAATTGAATCAAATACTGGCACAACAAGTTATGGAGAAGAGCAAATCAGTTGCTT tgAATGCAATGGCTCAAGTGGGTAATATAAAACGGTATTCACTAGATGATGATGAACGAGAATTATCACCAGAAGAACCTCTTCCATTATACCAGCAAAGAGAAAACTTTTATTcttaa